The Coleofasciculus sp. FACHB-1120 genome has a window encoding:
- a CDS encoding pentapeptide repeat-containing protein, which yields MNAKTLRSKYADGQRDFRQAYLYREKLTFASLDGANFSQANLGMINLRGANLRGVDFQQADMRRANLKDADLTGANLEEANLAGANLSGANLTKANLKKVNLNRAVLGGANLSQTNLRYANLCETILFGAILTGAILLKANVAGAVLLKTNLTNAAVIDTDLSKARLEEVTMPDGTVQK from the coding sequence ATGAATGCTAAGACACTCAGAAGCAAGTATGCAGACGGACAAAGGGATTTTAGGCAAGCATATCTATACCGAGAAAAACTCACCTTTGCTAGTCTGGATGGTGCGAACTTCAGCCAAGCAAATCTAGGCATGATCAACCTCAGGGGAGCAAATCTGCGTGGAGTAGACTTCCAACAAGCAGATATGAGAAGGGCGAACTTGAAGGATGCAGATTTAACGGGAGCAAACCTTGAGGAAGCGAATTTAGCGGGAGCAAATCTCAGCGGAGCCAATCTTACGAAAGCCAATTTAAAAAAGGTAAATCTAAACCGAGCTGTATTAGGTGGAGCAAACCTGAGCCAAACTAATTTAAGGTACGCAAATCTCTGCGAAACCATTCTGTTTGGAGCGATTTTAACAGGAGCGATTCTGCTCAAAGCAAATGTAGCCGGGGCAGTTTTGCTAAAGACAAATCTGACTAATGCGGCTGTAATTGACACCGATTTGAGCAAAGCACGCTTAGAAGAGGTAACGATGCCTGATGGTACAGTCCAGAAGTAA
- a CDS encoding DUF4419 domain-containing protein codes for METVASISHQSDGEITFLVDDVQVCQDIIPVSGAWSKFEERLGSPLLAFSHSNSFEVIQESGNHPLVTAVHIAHSEHRPLLLTPDAIWLTIAQGFAQHINNHAEELRSRFVGHLGKLELKVETQKLAQPSDWVEVIEQWSERIRHNVKPDIHSLMVCNFSTTTSIIQTASQVVMMDALQQYFDYMLYAICGIPWITVRGTEADWRSIRERVEAIAAYDLGWWTERLLPICDALIDTVAGRPPLKFWQQIYKPKEIYGGKVITGWLADLFPYINHSFTHAPTQKNPILDIPRAELTVEDGISPTVLPTGLSKAAIALVTPQGKGELEVVAGFIGVRQQDGYLQPEIGWAVREQNRFLRFLNTLKQKPGVRLPIDWSECQPPLAMPKELTQLHSHFDGGTIVGQSEYPWHIRALQDYTHHELKGTDKPFTGFIDIQGDRFTGFIDIQGDRCIAYGYVRRLNSRNRLWEWWVIVGKPVWEGTITIFGEEIWTFRTEDVKVIAKGIPQLFERIAKAKGQYYFDDPDFQPDDSLSASR; via the coding sequence ATGGAAACCGTAGCGTCGATTTCGCATCAATCGGACGGAGAAATTACTTTTCTCGTTGATGATGTCCAGGTATGTCAAGATATCATTCCTGTTAGCGGGGCTTGGAGTAAATTTGAGGAGCGATTAGGTTCTCCATTATTGGCATTCAGCCACAGTAACTCATTTGAAGTCATTCAGGAATCCGGGAATCATCCCCTAGTCACTGCTGTTCATATTGCCCACAGCGAACATCGACCGCTGTTGCTGACTCCAGATGCAATTTGGCTGACGATTGCCCAAGGGTTTGCACAACACATCAACAATCATGCCGAAGAGTTGCGATCGCGTTTTGTGGGTCATTTAGGCAAGCTGGAGTTAAAGGTTGAGACTCAAAAACTTGCTCAACCGAGTGACTGGGTTGAAGTGATTGAACAATGGTCAGAACGCATTCGTCACAATGTTAAGCCCGATATTCACTCACTCATGGTGTGCAACTTCAGCACCACTACATCCATCATTCAAACCGCAAGTCAGGTGGTGATGATGGATGCATTGCAGCAGTATTTTGATTATATGCTCTATGCCATTTGCGGCATTCCTTGGATTACAGTGCGCGGAACAGAAGCCGACTGGCGCAGTATCCGAGAGCGGGTTGAAGCGATCGCTGCTTACGATCTGGGTTGGTGGACAGAACGGCTGTTGCCAATTTGTGACGCTTTGATTGACACCGTTGCTGGTAGACCTCCACTGAAATTTTGGCAGCAGATTTATAAACCAAAGGAGATATACGGTGGAAAGGTGATTACAGGATGGTTAGCCGATCTATTTCCTTACATTAATCACTCCTTCACCCACGCTCCTACACAAAAGAATCCGATTTTAGATATCCCTCGTGCAGAACTCACGGTCGAGGACGGAATCTCACCAACAGTATTACCCACGGGACTCTCTAAAGCAGCGATCGCACTCGTTACCCCTCAAGGAAAAGGTGAATTAGAAGTGGTTGCAGGCTTTATTGGAGTTCGGCAACAAGATGGCTATCTCCAACCGGAAATCGGCTGGGCAGTACGGGAGCAAAATCGATTTCTCAGGTTCCTAAACACGCTAAAGCAAAAACCCGGTGTGCGATTGCCGATTGATTGGTCAGAGTGTCAACCCCCACTTGCAATGCCAAAGGAACTGACTCAACTCCACAGCCATTTTGACGGTGGCACAATTGTTGGTCAAAGCGAATATCCTTGGCACATTCGGGCATTACAGGACTATACTCATCACGAGTTGAAAGGTACTGACAAACCGTTCACTGGTTTCATCGATATTCAGGGCGATCGGTTCACTGGTTTCATCGATATTCAGGGCGATCGCTGCATTGCCTACGGTTATGTACGCCGCCTCAACAGTAGAAATCGCCTTTGGGAATGGTGGGTGATTGTAGGCAAACCCGTTTGGGAAGGAACCATTACCATTTTTGGCGAAGAAATTTGGACATTCAGAACGGAAGACGTAAAGGTGATTGCCAAAGGAATTCCGCAACTGTTTGAACGGATCGCGAAAGCTAAGGGACAATACTACTTTGACGATCCTGACTTCCAACCAGATGATTCATTGTCGGCATCCAGATAG
- a CDS encoding BON domain-containing protein encodes MNKITPFLLGGFLLFTAACGTNVSRTDSNAPDSPGETIGTPSAENAREGKQESTSQVRRDQLDADIRAREQRDQALTNDNQRTDADLASEVRSKLEANLPASFLTVKANEGVVIVAGTVPTQEQYQRIEPLAREIRGVKDVNIQAKVQPAQPK; translated from the coding sequence ATGAATAAGATAACTCCATTTCTACTCGGTGGCTTCTTACTGTTTACCGCTGCTTGTGGCACCAATGTTAGCAGAACCGATTCCAATGCTCCTGATAGTCCTGGCGAAACTATCGGAACTCCCAGTGCTGAAAACGCACGAGAGGGTAAACAAGAGTCCACAAGTCAGGTTCGCAGAGACCAACTTGATGCCGACATTCGGGCACGAGAACAGCGCGACCAAGCGTTGACGAATGATAACCAAAGAACGGATGCTGACTTAGCCAGCGAAGTGCGTAGCAAGCTAGAAGCAAATTTACCCGCGAGCTTTTTAACTGTAAAAGCGAATGAGGGTGTTGTTATTGTGGCAGGAACCGTTCCTACACAAGAGCAATACCAGCGAATTGAACCTTTGGCGCGGGAGATTAGAGGTGTCAAAGATGTCAATATTCAAGCTAAAGTACAACCAGCTCAACCTAAATAA
- a CDS encoding cytochrome P450, translated as MPAVHLPPGPKGHFLVGHLPEINRDPLKFLSKCAREYGDLVCWQFGPFPAFLVNHPDLIEQVLVTQYPNFVKSSVYRRGLRVVGNGLLTSEGDFWQRQRRLVQPAFHQERVVAYGKVMVDYTEQLIDQWRDGEIRDIHQDMMLLTEEIVSKTLFDVDIKDEAEGVQAALNAVMDFNSNLANQYFLPGWVPTPSNLRYQQAIKQLDAIVYRIINERRASGKDTGDLLSLLLQVRDEADGTGMSDRQVRDEAMTLFLAGHETTANAMTWTWFLLAQHPEIEAKLQEELKTVLGDRAPTVADLRQLPYTERVVLESMRLYPPVWGMSRRAVEDCVLGGYEVKAGTTVFINQWAMHRDPRFFENPEVFHPDRWADNLIKKLPTFAYFPFGGGSRICIGKAFAMMEASLLLAAIAQKFRLTLQPEYPVVLQPSLTLRPKHGMKMLVTQR; from the coding sequence ATGCCCGCAGTACATTTACCACCTGGGCCTAAAGGTCATTTTCTTGTAGGTCATCTTCCGGAAATAAACCGCGATCCACTTAAGTTCTTGAGCAAATGTGCTAGAGAGTATGGCGATCTTGTTTGCTGGCAGTTTGGGCCATTTCCAGCTTTTTTAGTGAACCATCCCGACTTGATCGAGCAAGTATTGGTCACTCAATACCCCAACTTTGTTAAAAGTAGCGTGTACCGACGCGGATTGCGCGTTGTAGGGAACGGCTTACTGACCAGTGAAGGCGACTTTTGGCAGCGTCAACGCCGTCTGGTTCAACCAGCTTTTCATCAGGAACGAGTTGTCGCCTATGGAAAGGTAATGGTTGACTATACTGAGCAATTAATTGACCAATGGCGCGATGGCGAAATCCGCGATATTCATCAAGATATGATGTTGCTGACCGAAGAAATTGTGTCAAAAACACTGTTTGATGTTGATATTAAAGATGAAGCAGAAGGGGTGCAGGCAGCGCTAAATGCAGTGATGGATTTTAATTCCAATCTTGCTAATCAATATTTTCTTCCTGGTTGGGTGCCTACTCCTAGTAACTTGCGCTACCAACAAGCAATTAAACAATTGGATGCGATTGTCTATCGCATTATTAACGAGCGACGAGCTAGCGGTAAGGACACAGGCGATTTACTTTCCCTATTGCTTCAAGTGCGGGATGAAGCTGATGGAACTGGGATGAGCGATCGCCAAGTGCGAGATGAAGCAATGACTCTATTTTTGGCGGGTCACGAAACGACTGCTAACGCTATGACATGGACATGGTTTCTACTTGCACAGCACCCAGAAATAGAAGCGAAATTGCAAGAAGAATTGAAGACAGTGTTGGGCGATCGCGCACCCACGGTTGCCGATTTACGTCAGTTGCCTTATACAGAGCGAGTGGTGTTGGAATCAATGCGACTGTATCCGCCAGTGTGGGGAATGAGCCGACGTGCTGTAGAAGACTGCGTTCTGGGCGGGTATGAGGTGAAAGCGGGTACAACTGTGTTTATCAATCAGTGGGCGATGCACCGAGATCCTCGCTTCTTTGAAAATCCCGAAGTTTTTCACCCGGATCGTTGGGCAGATAATTTGATCAAGAAGTTGCCCACCTTTGCCTATTTTCCCTTTGGTGGGGGGTCGCGAATCTGCATTGGCAAGGCTTTTGCCATGATGGAGGCAAGTTTACTGCTGGCAGCGATCGCGCAAAAGTTTCGCCTGACGCTACAACCAGAGTATCCGGTGGTGCTGCAACCCTCGTTAACACTCCGCCCAAAACATGGGATGAAGATGTTGGTGACTCAGCGATAA
- a CDS encoding chlorophyll a/b-binding protein: MQILPEKTEQQYTEAAINIEQGFTPNSEIWNGRFAMIGFVSILIIEALSGQGIVHFWGDILSNLW; the protein is encoded by the coding sequence ATGCAAATTTTGCCAGAAAAAACAGAACAACAATATACTGAAGCTGCCATTAACATAGAACAAGGCTTCACACCAAATTCGGAAATTTGGAATGGTCGCTTTGCCATGATAGGTTTTGTATCTATCCTGATTATAGAGGCATTAAGTGGACAAGGTATCGTTCATTTTTGGGGCGATATCCTCAGCAATCTTTGGTAA
- a CDS encoding chlorophyll a/b-binding protein, with amino-acid sequence MQIVDREENLSYKHYSSEWKWGFTPSAEIWNGRLAMVGIVIAVLIDLVSSQGVLQFWGII; translated from the coding sequence ATGCAGATTGTAGATAGAGAAGAAAATTTGAGCTACAAACATTACAGCAGCGAATGGAAATGGGGTTTTACCCCTAGCGCTGAAATTTGGAATGGTCGTTTGGCAATGGTGGGCATTGTGATTGCTGTCCTCATTGATTTAGTAAGCAGTCAGGGAGTCTTGCAGTTTTGGGGAATAATCTAA
- a CDS encoding Uma2 family endonuclease, giving the protein MVQYNPLQHLPTAEELPETDHKPVDSELQILVASLLGDILAWLWQNRTDWFWGINMGVYYNPEKSAIVPDGFLSLGVERLTRAGGRLSYVIWQEDKVPLLALEYVSKTYGQEYDSKKDEYASIGVLYYAIYNPEYHRRDKHKPFEVYRLVDGQYVLQSGEPVWIPEIGLGIGRAQGTYRAWTREWLYWYDQNGNQLSTPAEVAQQERQRAERLAERLRQMGVDPDTL; this is encoded by the coding sequence ATGGTACAGTACAACCCGTTGCAGCATCTTCCCACCGCTGAAGAACTGCCTGAAACTGACCATAAGCCTGTGGATAGCGAACTGCAAATTCTCGTCGCCAGCTTATTAGGCGATATCCTAGCTTGGCTCTGGCAGAACCGCACAGACTGGTTTTGGGGCATCAATATGGGGGTCTACTATAACCCTGAAAAATCTGCAATTGTCCCTGATGGATTTTTAAGCTTGGGAGTTGAACGGTTGACTCGTGCTGGGGGACGGTTGAGTTATGTTATCTGGCAAGAGGACAAGGTTCCCCTTCTGGCACTTGAGTATGTCTCTAAAACTTACGGTCAAGAGTACGACAGCAAGAAAGATGAGTATGCCAGTATTGGCGTGTTGTACTATGCGATCTACAACCCGGAGTACCATAGGCGTGACAAGCACAAACCCTTTGAGGTTTATCGCTTAGTGGATGGGCAGTATGTGCTGCAATCCGGCGAGCCAGTGTGGATACCTGAGATTGGCTTAGGAATTGGTAGGGCGCAGGGTACTTATCGGGCTTGGACGCGGGAGTGGCTGTACTGGTACGACCAGAATGGGAATCAACTCTCTACACCCGCAGAAGTTGCACAGCAGGAGCGTCAACGGGCAGAGCGTTTGGCAGAGCGGCTGCGGCAGATGGGAGTTGACCCCGATACTCTGTAG